A genomic stretch from Camarhynchus parvulus chromosome 11, STF_HiC, whole genome shotgun sequence includes:
- the LOC115908059 gene encoding C-C motif chemokine 3-like, which produces MLPARTVLLLTLLLTFSLHHATAHFAPVECCFKYAQKRIRHPQGFYETSKDCPKPAVVIVAANGDEICADPKKDWVNKIIKRLQNKTSDPSTI; this is translated from the exons aTGCTCCCTGCAAGGACTGTCctgctgctcaccctgctgctcACCTTCTCCCTGCACCACGCCACAG cccactTTGCACCTGTGGAATGCTGCTTTAAATATGCACAGAAACGCATCCGACACCCTCAGGGCTTCTACGAGACATCCAAGGACTGCCCCAAGCCTGCAGTTGT GATTGTGGCTGCCAATGGTGATGAGATCTGTGCCGACCCCAAGAAGGACTGGGTGAATAAAATCATAAAACggcttcaaaacaaaacatcagaCCCATCCACCATCTGA
- the RANBP10 gene encoding ran-binding protein 10 isoform X3, with protein MGIGLSAQGVNMNRLPGWDKHSYGYHGDDGHSFCSSGTGQPYGPTFTTGDVIGCCVNLINNTCFYTKNGHSLGIAFTDLPSNLYPTVGLQTPGEIVDANFGQQPFVFDIEDYMREWRAKIQSTIKRFPIGDRLGEWQAMLQNMVSSYLVHHGYCSTATAFARVTDTTIQEEQTSIKNRQRIQKLVLAGRVGEAIEATQQLYPGLLEHNPNLLFMLKCRQFVEMVNGTDSEVRCFSARSPRSQDSYPGSPSLSPRHGSSNSHLHSTGADSPTCSNGVMSTKSKQSHSKYPTLSSSSSSSSSSSPSSVNYSESNSTDSTKSQQHSSTSNQETSDSEMEMEAEHYPNGVLENSSTRIMNGTYKHEEILQTDESSMEDSCPQRQLCGGNHAATERMIQFGRELQILSEQLCREYGKNTMHKKMLQDAFSLLAYSDPWNCPVGQQLDPIQREPVCAALNSAILESQNLPKQPPLMLALGQASECLRLMARVGLGSCSFARVDDYLH; from the exons GATGGGATAAACATTCTTATGGGTACCATGGAGATGATGGGCACTCCTTCTGTTCCTCGGGGACAGGGCAGCCCTACGGCCCCACGTTCACCACTGGAGACGTGATTGGCTGCTGTGTCAACCTCATCAACAACACCTGCTTCTACACAAAAAATGGCCACAGTTTAG gTATAGCCTTTACAGACCTCCCT tcAAACCTCTACCCTACAGTGGGTCTCCAGACTCCAGGAGAGATCGTGGATGCCAACTTTGGGCAGCAGCCCTTTGTGTTTGACATTGAGGACTACATGAGGGAGTGGAGGGCGAAGATCCAGAGCACCATTAAGCGGTTTCCCAtaggagacaggctgggagagtgGCAAGCCATGCTGCAGAA taTGGTTTCGTCCTATTTGGTTCATCATGGGTACTGTTCAACAGCAACTGCCTTTGCCAGAGTCACAGACACCACAATCCAGGAAGAGCAGACCTCAATAAAGAATAGACAAA gAATACAGAAGCTAGTATTAGCAGGCAGAGTGGGAGAGGCTATAGAAGCCACCCAACAGCTCTATCCTGGCCTCCTAGAACATAACCCCAACCTGCTCTTCATGTTAAA GTGCCGGCAGTTCGTGGAGATGGTGAACGGCACGGACAGCGAGGTGCGCTGCTTcagcgcccgcagcccccgctcCCAGGACAGCTACCCCGGCTCCCCCAGCCTGAGCCCCAGGCATGGATCCAGCAACTCACACCTTCACAGTACTG GAGCAGATAGTCCAACCTGTAGCAATGGAGTCATGTccacaaaaagcaaacagagtCACAGTAAATACCCAACACTGAgttcatcatcttcatcttcctcctcctcttccccttcatCTGTGAACTACTCGGAGTCCAATTCCACAGATTCTACCAAATCTCAGCAGCACAGTAGTACGAGTAATCAAGAAACCAG TGACAGCGAGATGGAAATGGAGGCTGAGCATTACCCCAACGGAGTCCTGGAGAATTCATCCACCAGGATAATGAATGGCACCTACAAACATGAGGAGATCCTGCAGACAGATGAGTCCAGCATGG AAGACAGCTGCccccagaggcagctctgtggaggGAACCACGCTGCCACAGAGAGAATGATCCAGTTTGGGCGGGAGCTGCAGATCCTGAGCgagcagctttgcagagagTATGGGAAGAACACCATGCACAAAAAGATGCTTCAG GATGCCTTTAGCTTGTTAGCTTACTCAGACCCTTGGAACTGCCCTGTCGGCCAACAGCTGGACCCAATCCAGAGGGaacctgtgtgtgctgctctcaATAGTGCTATTTTGG AATCTCAGAACCTGCCAAAGCAGCCCCCGCTGATGCTCGCCCTGGGCCAGGCCTCGGAGTGCCTGCGGCTCATGGCGCGCGtggggctgggctcctgctccttcGCCAGAGTGGACGATTATTTGCACTGA